A genomic window from Aquabacterium sp. OR-4 includes:
- the rimI gene encoding ribosomal protein S18-alanine N-acetyltransferase: MAGPQRAQGEVQAVHRAMQVTDLDPVMAVEAGAYSHPWTRGNFIDSLAAGYDTELRLAPPGQLIGYMVAMRGVGETHLLNITVAPAWQRRGHARALLARLLAQCRARADEALWLEVRQSNAPARALYAACGFAEVGLRRGYYPAERGREDALVMRLGLPQHAATGLPPTGPWAQHGGDHALG; encoded by the coding sequence ATGGCCGGCCCGCAGCGCGCCCAGGGCGAGGTGCAGGCCGTGCACCGCGCCATGCAGGTGACCGACCTCGACCCGGTGATGGCGGTGGAGGCGGGCGCCTACAGCCACCCCTGGACACGCGGCAACTTCATCGACTCGCTGGCCGCCGGCTACGACACCGAGCTGCGCCTGGCGCCGCCCGGGCAGCTGATCGGCTACATGGTGGCCATGCGTGGTGTCGGCGAAACCCATCTGCTGAACATCACCGTGGCCCCGGCCTGGCAGCGGCGCGGCCATGCCCGCGCGCTGCTGGCGCGCCTGCTGGCGCAATGCCGCGCCCGCGCCGACGAGGCCTTGTGGCTGGAGGTGCGGCAAAGCAATGCGCCGGCCCGCGCGCTGTACGCGGCCTGCGGCTTTGCCGAGGTCGGCCTGCGCCGAGGCTATTACCCGGCCGAGCGCGGGCGCGAAGACGCGCTGGTGATGCGCCTGGGCCTGCCGCAGCACGCGGCCACCGGTCTGCCGCCGACCGGACCCTGGGCCCAGCACGGAGGTGACCATGCGCTGGGATGA